In Dendropsophus ebraccatus isolate aDenEbr1 chromosome 14, aDenEbr1.pat, whole genome shotgun sequence, the following proteins share a genomic window:
- the MIF4GD gene encoding MIF4G domain-containing protein, giving the protein MTMGEEYKIQVFDAETQNLLKTALKEPSSVHLEKVANVIVEQSLRDATFSKAAGKMCYTIIQAESKESGRSVFRSALLNRLQSEYRNRDEMRARSVQEWVCYVSFICNIFDYLRVNNMPMLALVNPVYDCLFQLAQPESLQKEEEVDCLVLQLHKVGEQLEKMNSQKMDELFSLLRDSFLLQGGLSSLAQLLLLEMIEYRAAGWKMTDAAQKYYYSEVSD; this is encoded by the exons ATGACTATGGGGGAAGAGTATAAGATCCAAGTATTTGATGCTGAAACCCAAAATCTTCTGAAGACTGCTTTAAAAG agcctTCCAGTGTACATCTAGAGAAGGTGGCCAATGTCATAGTAGAACAGTCACTTAGAGATGCCACATTTAGCAAAGCTGCTGGGAAAATGTGCTACACAATCATTCAG GCAGAGAGCAAAGAGTCAGGTCGAAGTGTCTTCCGATCGGCATTATTGAACAGACTACAGAGTGAATATCGGAACCGAGATGAGATGAGAGCACGCTCCGTGCAGGAATGGGTGTGCTATGTCAGCTTTATCTGCAATATTTTTGACTATTTGCGA GTGAATAACATGCCAATGCTGGCCTTGGTTAATCCTGTATACGACTGCCTCTTTCAGCTGGCACAACCTGAAAGCTTGCAAAAAGAGGAGGAG GTGGACTGTTTGGTTCTACAGTTGCACAAGGTTGGGGAGCAGCTGGAGAAGATGAATTCCCAAAAAATGGATGAGCTTTTTTCTCTTCTTCGAGATAGCTTCCTGCTTCAAGGTGGACTCAGCTCGCTGGCCCAACTACTACTGCTCGAAATGATAGAATATCGAGCGGCAGGGTGGAAAATGACAGATGCTGCACAAAAGTATTACTACAGTGAGGTGTCAGACTGA